The Desulfarculaceae bacterium genome window below encodes:
- the rpsJ gene encoding 30S ribosomal protein S10: MQNQKIRIRLKAYDHKLLDQSAAEIVETARRTGAKVAGPIPLPTVINKFCVLRSPHIDKKSREQFEIRTHKRLLDILEPTQQTVDALMKLDLSAGVDVEIKL; the protein is encoded by the coding sequence ATCCAGAACCAAAAGATCCGCATCAGGCTCAAGGCCTACGATCACAAGCTGCTGGACCAGTCCGCGGCCGAGATCGTGGAGACCGCGCGCCGCACCGGGGCCAAGGTGGCCGGGCCCATCCCGCTGCCCACGGTGATAAACAAATTCTGCGTGCTGCGTTCCCCGCACATCGACAAGAAAAGCCGGGAGCAGTTCGAGATTCGCACCCACAAGCGCCTGCTCGACATCCTGGAGCCCACCCAGCAAACGGTGGACGCCCTGATGAAGCTGGACCTCAGCGCGGGTGTCGACGTAGAGATCAAGCTGTAA
- the tuf gene encoding elongation factor Tu, producing MAKAKFERKKPHCNVGTIGHIDHGKTTLTAAITKCLASKGAAQFVAFDEIDKAPEERERGITIATAHVEYETANRHYAHVDCPGHADYIKNMITGAAQMDGAILVVGADDGPMPQTREHILLARQVGVPAIVVFLNKVDMVDDEELIELVELELRELLDKYEFPGDDTPIVKGSALKALNCGCGNADCPDCGPILELMEAVDTFVPQPERDIDLPFLMPIEDVFSISGRGTVVTGRIERGKIKIGDEIEIVGIKETTKSVCTGVEMFRKILDSGEAGDNIGALLRGVKRDDVERGQVLAKPGSITPHTKFKAEVYVLSKEEGGRHTPFFNGYRPQFYFRTTDVTGVVTLPEGVEMVMPGDNVSIEGTLITPIAMEKELRFAIREGGRTVGAGVVAEIIE from the coding sequence ATGGCCAAGGCAAAGTTTGAGCGGAAGAAGCCGCATTGTAACGTGGGCACGATCGGTCACATTGACCACGGCAAGACGACGTTGACGGCCGCGATCACCAAGTGCCTTGCCTCCAAGGGCGCGGCGCAGTTCGTCGCCTTTGACGAGATCGACAAGGCCCCGGAAGAGCGTGAGCGCGGCATCACCATCGCGACGGCGCACGTGGAGTACGAGACCGCCAATCGTCACTACGCTCACGTGGACTGCCCGGGTCACGCGGACTATATCAAGAACATGATCACCGGCGCGGCCCAGATGGACGGCGCGATCCTGGTGGTTGGCGCGGACGACGGCCCCATGCCTCAGACCCGCGAGCACATCCTCCTGGCCCGCCAGGTGGGCGTGCCGGCCATCGTGGTCTTCCTGAACAAGGTTGACATGGTGGACGACGAGGAGCTGATCGAGCTGGTGGAGCTGGAGCTTCGCGAGCTTCTTGACAAGTACGAGTTCCCGGGCGACGACACCCCCATCGTCAAGGGCAGCGCCTTGAAGGCCCTGAACTGCGGCTGCGGCAACGCCGACTGCCCCGACTGCGGCCCGATCCTGGAGCTGATGGAGGCGGTGGACACCTTCGTGCCCCAGCCCGAGCGGGACATCGACCTTCCCTTCCTGATGCCCATCGAGGACGTGTTCAGCATCTCCGGCCGCGGCACCGTGGTGACCGGCCGTATCGAGCGCGGCAAGATCAAGATCGGCGACGAGATCGAGATCGTGGGTATCAAGGAGACCACCAAGTCGGTGTGCACCGGCGTGGAGATGTTCCGTAAGATCCTGGACAGCGGCGAGGCCGGCGACAACATCGGCGCCCTGCTGCGCGGCGTGAAGCGCGACGACGTGGAGCGCGGCCAGGTTCTGGCCAAGCCGGGTTCGATCACCCCGCATACCAAGTTCAAGGCCGAGGTGTACGTGCTGAGCAAGGAGGAGGGTGGCCGCCACACTCCGTTCTTCAACGGCTATCGTCCCCAGTTCTACTTCCGGACCACCGACGTGACCGGCGTGGTCACGCTGCCCGAGGGCGTTGAGATGGTGATGCCGGGCGACAACGTGTCCATCGAGGGCACTCTGATCACTCCCATCGCGATGGAGAAGGAACTTCGGTTCGCCATCCGCGAGGGCGGGCGCACCGTTGGCGCCGGCGTGGTCGCTGAAATCATCGAGTAA
- the fusA gene encoding elongation factor G encodes MGRTTPIARQRNLGLMAHIDAGKTTTTERILFYTGVSHRLGEVHDGQAVMDWMAQEQERGITITSAATTCFWKDYRFNIIDTPGHVDFTIEVERSLRVLDGVVAVFCAVGGVQPQSETVWRQADRYGVPRIAFINKMDRVGADWRRCRDMISTRLGARPIALQIAMGEGEDFTGVVDLLSMQALTWDESNQGMSMIEGPVPAELADEAAEARQELIETACEFDDELMERYLEGEELPPAEISAALRKGVLANEVVPVMMGSAFKNKGIQPLLDAVVSYLPSPLEVKAITGLNDDGEETTRPADDDAPLAALAFKLMSDPYVGHLTFLRIYSGRLHSGDTLYNAAKGKKERVGRLLKMHANQREEIDEVGAGDIVAAVGLKNVSTGDTMCAVDAPVVLESLFVPEPVVAVAIKPASQPMVEKLGMALKRLSDEDPSFRVELDPETNQTVIRGMGELHLEIIVDRLLREFKVSAEVGAPQVAYRESITRESESEGRYVKQSGGRGQYGHVKLRLKPAEAGSGVIFTEKIVGGSVPKEYFTAIERGIREACSRGVLAGFPLEDVEVELYDGSYHEVDSNERAFMIAASMGLKDAASRAGAQLKEPIMKLEITSPEEYLGDVMGDLSSRRGRVASMESRPGVQVVSATAPLAEMFGYAGDLRSATQGRATFSMEFSHYDPVPASLAPEVIERAREERQAGQRGMAA; translated from the coding sequence GTGGGACGCACCACTCCCATAGCCCGGCAGCGCAACTTGGGCCTCATGGCCCACATCGACGCGGGCAAGACCACTACCACCGAGCGAATCCTGTTTTATACCGGGGTTAGCCATCGGCTGGGAGAGGTCCATGATGGGCAGGCGGTGATGGACTGGATGGCCCAAGAGCAAGAGCGGGGCATCACCATCACCAGCGCGGCCACCACTTGCTTCTGGAAAGACTACCGCTTCAATATCATCGACACTCCGGGCCACGTGGACTTCACCATCGAGGTGGAGCGCAGCCTGCGGGTGCTCGACGGCGTGGTCGCGGTGTTCTGCGCGGTGGGCGGGGTGCAGCCCCAGTCCGAGACGGTGTGGCGTCAGGCCGACCGTTACGGCGTGCCCCGCATTGCCTTCATTAATAAGATGGACCGGGTCGGGGCCGACTGGCGCCGTTGCCGGGACATGATCTCCACCCGTCTGGGCGCCCGCCCCATCGCCCTGCAGATTGCAATGGGCGAGGGCGAGGACTTCACCGGCGTGGTGGACCTCCTTTCCATGCAGGCGCTCACCTGGGACGAAAGCAACCAGGGCATGAGCATGATCGAGGGCCCGGTGCCCGCCGAGCTGGCCGACGAGGCCGCCGAGGCGCGCCAAGAGCTCATCGAGACCGCCTGCGAGTTCGACGACGAGCTGATGGAGCGCTACCTGGAAGGCGAAGAGCTTCCCCCGGCCGAGATCAGCGCGGCGCTGCGCAAGGGCGTGCTGGCCAACGAAGTGGTGCCGGTGATGATGGGTTCGGCCTTCAAGAACAAGGGCATCCAGCCCCTGTTGGACGCGGTGGTGTCGTATCTGCCCTCCCCCCTGGAGGTCAAAGCCATCACCGGCCTGAACGACGACGGCGAGGAAACCACCCGCCCGGCCGACGACGACGCTCCCCTGGCCGCCCTGGCCTTCAAGCTCATGAGCGACCCCTACGTGGGGCACCTCACCTTCCTGAGAATTTATTCCGGCCGCCTGCACAGCGGCGACACGCTCTACAACGCCGCCAAAGGCAAAAAAGAGCGCGTGGGCCGTCTGCTCAAGATGCACGCCAACCAGCGTGAAGAGATCGACGAGGTGGGCGCGGGCGACATCGTGGCAGCGGTGGGGCTCAAGAACGTCTCCACCGGCGACACCATGTGCGCCGTCGACGCTCCGGTGGTCCTGGAGAGCCTGTTCGTGCCCGAGCCGGTGGTGGCCGTGGCCATCAAACCCGCTTCCCAGCCCATGGTGGAGAAGCTGGGCATGGCCCTCAAGCGCCTGTCCGACGAGGACCCCAGCTTCCGGGTGGAGTTGGACCCCGAGACCAACCAGACCGTGATCCGGGGCATGGGCGAGCTGCATCTGGAGATCATCGTCGACCGCCTGCTCCGGGAGTTCAAGGTGTCGGCCGAGGTGGGCGCGCCCCAGGTGGCCTACCGCGAGTCCATCACCCGCGAGTCCGAGTCCGAGGGCCGCTACGTGAAGCAGAGCGGCGGCCGCGGCCAGTACGGCCACGTGAAGCTGCGCCTCAAACCCGCCGAGGCGGGCAGCGGCGTGATCTTCACCGAGAAGATCGTGGGCGGCTCGGTGCCCAAGGAATATTTCACGGCCATCGAGCGCGGCATCCGCGAGGCTTGCTCGCGCGGCGTGCTGGCCGGTTTCCCCCTGGAAGACGTCGAGGTGGAGCTCTATGACGGCTCCTACCACGAGGTCGACTCCAACGAGCGCGCCTTCATGATCGCCGCTTCCATGGGCCTCAAGGATGCCGCTTCCCGGGCCGGGGCTCAGCTCAAGGAGCCCATCATGAAGCTGGAGATCACCAGCCCCGAGGAGTACCTCGGCGATGTGATGGGCGATCTCAGCTCCCGGCGCGGCCGGGTGGCCTCCATGGAGAGCCGCCCCGGGGTGCAGGTGGTCAGCGCCACCGCCCCGCTGGCCGAGATGTTCGGCTATGCCGGCGACCTGCGTTCGGCCACTCAGGGCCGGGCCACCTTTAGTATGGAATTTTCCCATTACGACCCCGTTCCCGCTTCCCTGGCCCCCGAGGTCATCGAGCGGGCGCGCGAAGAGCGCCAGGCCGGTCAACGCGGCATGGCGGCTTGA
- the rpsG gene encoding 30S ribosomal protein S7 has protein sequence MPRRREVPKRVIIPDSRYGSQKLARFINKLMLKGKKSTAERIMYGAMDLISERTSEDPLKLFEKALDNARPMIEVKSRRVGGSTYQVPVEIRPERRQALAMRWLIGFSRSRGEKTMAERLANELMDAAAGRGTTVKKKEDTHRMAEANKAFAHYRW, from the coding sequence ATGCCTAGGAGACGCGAAGTTCCCAAACGGGTGATCATCCCAGACTCCCGTTATGGCAGCCAAAAGCTGGCCCGTTTCATTAACAAGCTCATGCTCAAGGGCAAGAAGTCCACGGCGGAGCGGATAATGTACGGGGCCATGGATTTAATCTCCGAACGGACCAGCGAGGATCCGCTGAAGCTGTTCGAGAAGGCGTTGGACAACGCCCGGCCCATGATCGAGGTGAAGTCCCGCCGCGTGGGCGGCTCCACCTATCAGGTCCCGGTGGAGATCCGGCCCGAGCGCCGTCAGGCCCTGGCCATGCGCTGGCTCATCGGTTTCAGCCGCTCCCGCGGCGAGAAGACCATGGCCGAGCGCCTGGCCAACGAGCTGATGGACGCGGCCGCCGGACGCGGCACCACGGTCAAGAAGAAGGAAGACACCCACCGCATGGCCGAGGCCAACAAGGCCTTTGCCCACTACCGTTGGTAG
- the rpsL gene encoding 30S ribosomal protein S12, whose protein sequence is MPTINQLVRKGREQQRKKKTTPALQNCPQKRGVCIRVYTTTPKKPNSALRKVARVRLTNGIEVSSYIPGEGHNLQEHSVVLIRGGRVKDLPGVRYHVIRGTLDAVGVADRRQGRSKYGAKRPK, encoded by the coding sequence TTGCCGACCATCAACCAGCTCGTGCGCAAGGGCCGCGAGCAGCAGCGCAAGAAGAAAACCACTCCTGCGTTGCAGAATTGCCCCCAGAAGCGCGGCGTTTGCATCCGCGTGTACACCACCACCCCCAAGAAGCCCAACTCGGCGCTTCGTAAGGTGGCCAGGGTGAGGCTGACCAATGGCATCGAGGTGTCCAGCTATATCCCGGGTGAAGGGCACAACCTGCAAGAGCACTCGGTGGTTCTTATTCGGGGCGGTCGTGTGAAGGACTTGCCTGGCGTTCGTTATCACGTCATCCGCGGCACCTTGGATGCCGTGGGCGTGGCCGACCGCCGACAGGGCCGGTCCAAATACGGCGCTAAACGCCCGAAGTAA
- the rpoC gene encoding DNA-directed RNA polymerase subunit beta', with protein sequence MEDLYSYFAKPKDPLSFDAVQISLASPEKIRAWSFGEVKKPETINYRTFKPERDGLFCAKIFGPTKDYECNCGKYKRMKHRGVVCEKCGVEVIQSKVRRERMGHIDLASSVAHIWFLKSLPSKVGNLLDLTLKELEKVLYFESYIMLEEGESGVAKGTMLPEDKYRQLVMEFGSRFRAGIGAEAVKEMLSELNLDKLWDELRVEMMETASEAKRKKLSKRLKVIDAFKNSINSPEWMIMDIIPVLPPDLRPLVPLDGGRFATSDLNDLYRRVINRNNRLRRLNELTAPDIIIRNEKRMLQEAVDVLFDNGRRGKTITGPNKRPLKSLSDMLKGKQGRFRQNLLGKRVDYSGRSVIVIGPDLRLHQCGLPKKMALELFKPFIYNRLEAKGLVTTIKGAKKMVERETEEVWDTLSEVVREYPVLLNRAPTLHRLGIQAFEPLLVEGKAIQLHPLVCQAYNADFDGDQMAVHIPLSIEAQIEARVLMMSTNNILSPANGQPIIVPNQDIVLGLYYMTRERPLARGEGKIFSDVAEVIMAYDSDAVDLHAAIEVRIDGQRIRTTVGRVLLSQVLPKELGFEAVNLVMDKKALKELVGQCYRTAGTKATVILSDRLKDMGYKNATKSGLSICVSDMVIPHRKQEIIDVAMAAVQEIEKQYKDGIITDGEKYNKAVDIWAKATEDVAGEMMEEISTEVISSPDGQEVTTDSFNPIYMMADSGARGSKDQMKQLAGMRGLMAKPSGEIIETPITANFREGLTVLQYFISTHGARKGLADTALKTANSGYLTRRLVDVSQDAIVTDPDCGTIDGIEVEALREGGEVIQRVGERVLGRTALKDVTDPLTDEVLVKAGEEIDEEGVAILEEAGVERVEIRSVLTCESRRGVCSKCYGRDLAHSKPVDAGEAVGIIAAQSIGEPGTQLTMRTFHIGGAAAKAVEQSRVEARFPGTVKFVNLHTVDSNDGNRVVMNRNGELAVMGEGGRERERYKVPYGARVMYAENERVAAGEVVAQWDPYTSPILTDVDGVVKFGDIIENVTMTERFDPVTGRSTKVTVESKNPDMRPRISIKVPGTAKTTDLGKGRGDARYLLPVGAIIMVSEGADVKAGDVLARIPRETTKTKDITGGLPRVAELFEVRKPKECAVITEIDGVVGFGKQTKGKRKISVSPDVGEEREYLIPKGKHVTVHEGDYVRAGEPLMDGSINPHDILRARDVKALARYLVDEVQEVYRLQGVKINDKHIEVIVRQMLRRVRVTDPGESNFLLGEQVEKWRFEDENQRLIGEKLRPALAEPMLLGITKASLSTDSFISAASFQETTKVLTEAAIAGKVDELKGLKENVIMGRLVPAGTGMVRYRDIHIPHAEAPPVEMGMTRFSDAEVLDSLSEESGGTGVESKLVPRETAENEAVS encoded by the coding sequence TTGGAAGATCTCTACAGCTACTTCGCCAAGCCCAAGGACCCCCTAAGCTTCGACGCCGTCCAGATTTCACTGGCGAGCCCGGAGAAGATCAGGGCCTGGTCCTTCGGCGAGGTCAAAAAGCCCGAGACCATCAATTACCGCACCTTCAAGCCGGAGCGGGACGGGCTGTTCTGCGCCAAGATCTTCGGCCCCACCAAGGACTACGAGTGCAACTGCGGCAAGTACAAGCGCATGAAGCACCGCGGCGTGGTCTGCGAAAAGTGCGGGGTCGAGGTCATCCAGTCCAAGGTGCGCCGCGAGCGCATGGGACACATCGACCTGGCCAGCTCCGTGGCCCACATCTGGTTCCTCAAGAGCCTCCCCTCCAAGGTGGGTAACCTCCTGGACCTGACGCTCAAGGAGCTGGAGAAGGTCCTGTACTTCGAGTCCTACATTATGCTCGAAGAGGGCGAGAGCGGCGTGGCCAAGGGCACCATGTTGCCCGAGGACAAGTACCGCCAGCTCGTCATGGAGTTCGGCAGCCGCTTTAGGGCGGGCATCGGGGCCGAGGCGGTCAAGGAGATGCTCTCCGAGCTCAACCTGGACAAGCTCTGGGACGAACTGCGCGTGGAGATGATGGAGACGGCCTCCGAGGCCAAGCGCAAGAAGCTCTCCAAGCGCCTCAAGGTCATCGACGCCTTCAAGAACAGCATCAACAGCCCCGAGTGGATGATCATGGACATCATCCCGGTGCTGCCCCCGGATCTGCGCCCGTTGGTTCCCCTGGACGGCGGCCGTTTCGCCACCAGCGACTTAAACGACCTCTATCGCCGGGTGATCAACCGCAACAACCGCCTGCGCCGGCTCAACGAGCTGACCGCGCCGGACATCATCATCCGCAACGAGAAGCGCATGCTTCAAGAGGCGGTGGACGTGTTGTTCGACAACGGCCGCCGGGGCAAGACCATCACCGGCCCCAACAAGCGCCCCTTGAAGAGCCTGAGCGACATGCTCAAGGGCAAGCAGGGCCGCTTCCGCCAGAACCTCTTGGGCAAGCGCGTGGACTACTCCGGCCGCTCGGTCATCGTGATCGGCCCGGATCTGCGCCTGCACCAGTGCGGCCTGCCCAAGAAGATGGCCCTGGAGCTGTTCAAGCCCTTTATCTACAACCGTTTGGAGGCCAAGGGCCTGGTCACCACCATCAAGGGCGCCAAGAAGATGGTGGAGCGCGAGACCGAGGAGGTGTGGGACACCCTCTCCGAGGTGGTGCGCGAGTACCCGGTGCTGTTGAACCGCGCCCCCACCCTGCACCGCCTGGGCATCCAGGCCTTCGAGCCCCTGCTGGTGGAAGGCAAGGCCATCCAGCTGCACCCCCTGGTCTGCCAGGCCTACAACGCCGACTTCGACGGCGACCAGATGGCGGTGCACATCCCTCTGAGCATCGAGGCCCAGATCGAGGCCCGCGTGCTGATGATGTCCACCAACAACATCCTCAGCCCGGCCAACGGCCAGCCCATCATCGTGCCCAACCAGGACATCGTCCTGGGCCTGTACTACATGACCCGCGAGCGGCCCCTGGCCCGTGGCGAGGGCAAGATCTTCTCCGACGTGGCCGAAGTGATCATGGCCTACGACTCGGACGCGGTGGATCTGCACGCGGCCATCGAGGTACGCATCGACGGCCAGCGCATCCGCACCACCGTGGGCCGCGTGCTGCTCAGCCAGGTGCTGCCCAAGGAGCTGGGCTTCGAGGCGGTGAACCTGGTCATGGACAAAAAGGCGCTCAAGGAGCTGGTGGGCCAGTGCTACCGCACCGCGGGCACCAAGGCCACGGTCATCCTCTCGGACCGCCTCAAGGACATGGGCTACAAGAACGCCACCAAGAGCGGCCTGAGCATCTGCGTCAGCGACATGGTGATCCCGCACCGCAAGCAGGAGATCATCGACGTGGCCATGGCCGCGGTGCAGGAGATCGAGAAGCAGTACAAGGACGGCATCATCACCGACGGTGAGAAGTACAACAAGGCCGTGGACATCTGGGCCAAGGCCACCGAGGACGTGGCCGGCGAGATGATGGAGGAGATCTCCACCGAGGTCATCTCCTCGCCCGACGGCCAGGAAGTCACCACCGACAGCTTCAACCCGATCTACATGATGGCCGACTCCGGGGCCCGAGGCTCCAAGGACCAGATGAAGCAGCTGGCCGGCATGCGCGGCCTGATGGCCAAGCCCTCCGGCGAGATCATCGAGACTCCCATCACCGCCAACTTCCGCGAGGGACTGACGGTGTTGCAGTACTTCATCTCCACCCACGGCGCGCGCAAGGGCCTGGCCGACACGGCGCTGAAGACCGCCAACTCCGGCTACCTCACCCGCCGCCTGGTGGACGTGAGCCAGGACGCCATCGTCACCGACCCCGACTGCGGCACCATCGACGGCATCGAGGTGGAGGCCCTGCGCGAAGGCGGCGAGGTCATCCAGCGGGTGGGCGAGCGCGTCCTGGGCCGCACGGCTCTCAAGGACGTCACCGACCCGCTCACCGACGAGGTCCTGGTCAAGGCCGGCGAGGAGATCGACGAGGAAGGCGTGGCCATCCTCGAGGAAGCCGGCGTGGAGCGGGTGGAGATCCGCTCGGTGCTCACCTGCGAATCCCGCCGGGGCGTGTGCTCCAAGTGCTACGGCCGCGACCTGGCCCACTCCAAGCCGGTGGACGCCGGCGAGGCGGTGGGCATCATCGCCGCCCAGAGCATCGGCGAGCCCGGCACCCAGCTGACCATGCGCACCTTCCACATCGGCGGCGCCGCGGCCAAGGCCGTGGAGCAGTCGCGGGTGGAGGCCCGCTTCCCGGGCACCGTGAAGTTCGTCAACCTGCACACCGTGGACAGCAACGACGGCAACCGGGTGGTGATGAACCGCAACGGCGAGCTGGCGGTCATGGGCGAGGGCGGCCGTGAGCGCGAGCGCTACAAGGTGCCCTACGGCGCGCGGGTGATGTACGCCGAGAACGAGCGGGTGGCCGCCGGCGAGGTGGTGGCCCAGTGGGACCCCTACACCAGCCCCATCCTCACCGACGTGGACGGCGTGGTGAAGTTCGGCGACATCATCGAGAACGTCACCATGACCGAGCGCTTCGACCCGGTCACCGGACGTTCCACCAAGGTCACCGTGGAGTCCAAGAACCCGGATATGAGGCCCCGCATCTCCATCAAGGTGCCGGGCACCGCCAAGACCACCGACCTGGGTAAGGGCCGCGGCGACGCGCGCTACCTCTTGCCGGTGGGGGCCATCATCATGGTGTCCGAGGGCGCGGACGTGAAGGCCGGCGACGTGTTGGCCCGCATCCCGCGCGAGACCACCAAGACCAAGGACATCACCGGTGGTCTGCCCCGGGTGGCCGAGCTGTTCGAGGTGCGCAAACCCAAGGAGTGCGCGGTCATCACCGAGATCGACGGCGTGGTGGGCTTCGGCAAGCAGACCAAGGGCAAGCGCAAAATCTCCGTGTCCCCGGACGTGGGCGAGGAGCGCGAGTACCTGATCCCCAAGGGCAAGCACGTTACGGTGCACGAAGGCGACTACGTGCGCGCCGGCGAGCCCCTGATGGACGGCTCCATCAACCCCCACGACATCCTCCGGGCCCGCGACGTGAAGGCCCTGGCCCGCTACCTGGTGGACGAGGTGCAAGAGGTCTACCGCCTACAGGGCGTGAAGATCAACGACAAGCACATCGAGGTGATCGTGCGCCAGATGCTCCGCCGCGTGCGGGTCACCGACCCCGGCGAGTCCAACTTCCTGTTGGGTGAGCAGGTGGAGAAGTGGCGCTTCGAGGACGAGAACCAGCGGCTCATCGGCGAGAAGCTCCGGCCCGCCCTGGCCGAGCCTATGCTCTTGGGCATCACCAAGGCCAGCCTGTCCACCGACAGCTTCATCAGCGCGGCCTCCTTCCAGGAGACCACCAAGGTGCTCACCGAGGCGGCCATCGCCGGCAAGGTGGACGAGCTTAAGGGCCTGAAGGAAAACGTGATCATGGGCCGTCTGGTGCCCGCGGGCACCGGCATGGTGCGCTACCGCGACATTCATATCCCCCATGCCGAGGCGCCGCCGGTGGAGATGGGCATGACCCGTTTCAGTGACGCCGAAGTGCTGGATTCGCTCAGCGAGGAAAGCGGCGGCACCGGGGTGGAGAGCAAGCTGGTGCCCCGCGAGACCGCCGAGAACGAGGCGGTCAGCTAG